Proteins found in one Sorghum bicolor cultivar BTx623 chromosome 1, Sorghum_bicolor_NCBIv3, whole genome shotgun sequence genomic segment:
- the LOC8085465 gene encoding peroxidase 44: MMMDARLRRLVFLLLLAAAAPLATAQLSQDFYKTSCPDAEKIIFGVVEKRFKADPGTAAGLLRLVFHDCFANGCDASILIDPMSNQASEKEAGPNISVKGYDVIEEIKTELEKKCPGVVSCADIVSVSARDSVKLTGGPEYSVPLGRRDSLVSNREDADNLPGPDIAVPKLIDEFSKQGFNLEEMVAMLGGGHSIGICRCFFIETDAAPIDPGYKKKISDACDGKDSGSVDMDSTSPNTFDGSYFGLVLEKKMPLTIDRLMGMDSKTEPVVQAMADKKTDFVPIFAKAMEKLSNLKVITGKDGEIRKVCSEFNNPQNSSSSSSVIRTSSVNADEVAGLSSSSSRKVGPPDAVETPAMVADEAAAKVPGGVVVSVGGDQQQPPNPEADRPGLKLRGSREPVNPAAPVEPGPGGEDAAKQQAVAALEEKKKRNMAKLRAAQAKM, translated from the exons ATGATGATGGACgcccgcctccgccgcctcgtcttcctcctcctcctcgcggccgcggcgccgctggccaccgCCCAGCTCTCACAAGATTTCTACAAGACGTCGTGCCCCGACGCCGAGAAGATCATCTTCGGCGTCGTCGAGAAGCGGTTCAAGGCGGACCCCGGCACCGCCGCCGGCCTCCTCCGCCTCGTCTTCCACGACTGCTTCGCAAAC GGCTGCGACGCGTCCATCTTGATCGACCCGATGTCGAACCAAGCCTCCGAGAAGGAGGCCGGTCCCAACATCTCCGTCAAGGGCTACGACGTGATCGAGGAGATCAAGACGGAGCTGGAGAAGAAGTGCCCCGGCGTGGTGTCGTGCGCGGACATCGTGTCGGTGAGCGCCCGCGACTCGGTGAAGCTGACGGGAGGGCCCGAGTACTCGGTGCCCCTGGGGCGGCGCGACTCGCTCGTGTCCAACCGCGAGGACGCCGACAACCTGCCTGGCCCGGACATCGCGGTGCCCAAGCTCATCGACGAGTTCTCCAAGCAGGGCTTCAACCTCGAGGAGATGGTCGCCATGCTGGGCGGCGGCCACAGCATCGGCATCTGCAGGTGCTTCTTCATCGAGACCGACGCGGCGCCCATCGACCCCGGgtacaagaagaagatcagCGACGCCTGCGACGGCAAGGACTCGGGCTCCGTCGACATGGACTCCACCTCGCCCAACACCTTCGACGGCAGCTACTTCGGCCTCGTCCTGGAGAAGAAGATGCCGCTCACCATCGACCGCCTCATGGGGATGGACTCCAAGACGGAGCCCGTGGTGCAGGCCATGGCCGACAAGAAGACCGACTTCGTCCCCATCTTCGCCAAGGCCATGGAGAAGCTCAGCAACTTGAAGGTTATCACGGGGAAGGACGGCGAGATCAGGAAGGTGTGCTCCGAGTTCAACAACCCGcagaacagcagcagcagctcgtcGGTGATACGGACCAGCTCCGTCAACGCCGACGAGGTGGCCGGCCTGTCGTCCTCGTCCAGCAGGAAGGTGGGCCCTCCCGACGCGGTGGAAACACCCGCCATGGTGGCGGATGAGGCGGCCGCCAAGGTTCCCGGCGGTGTCGTCGTCAGCGTCGGGGGAGACCAGCAGCAGCCGCCAAACCCGGAAGCCGATAGGCCCGGCCTGAAGCTCCGCGGCAGCCGCGAACCTGTGAACCCGGCGGCCCCGGTGGAGCCCGGCCCCGGCGGCGAGGATGCTGCCAAGCAGCAGGCGGTGgcggccctggaggagaagaagaagaggaacatGGCCAAACTCCGGGCCGCCCAGGCCAAGATGTAG